The nucleotide window TGTCTGCTGGAATGCCAATGCCCGTATCTTCAATCACAAATCGAATCCTGCGGATAAGATCAGATGCCGTCGGCACATCAACGACTTCCACCCGGAACGTGACTCTGCCAACGTCGGTAAACTTGACGGCATTACTAAGCAAATTTAACAAAACTTGCCGCAGTCGCTTGTCATCAGTATGGATGGCAGTAGGTAAGTTCTTAGCAGGTTGGTAATGAAACTCCACACCTTTTTGCTCGGACTTGACGCGGCAGATATCCACAGTGGAGGCTAAGAAATTAGCTAAGTGGAAGTCTTGCGTATAGAGTTCCATCTTTTGTACTTCTAACTTTGAAAAATCTAAAATGTCGTTGATTAGCGTTAACAAGTGAGCAGCGCACTGATGAATTACTTCTAATCCCTTCATCTGTTTGCTGGGGGTGGCAGGGTCGCGCTGGATGATTTGGGTATAGCCAAGAATCCCATTAAGTGGAGTCCTCAGTTCGTGATTCATGTTGGCGAGAAATTCGCTCTTGGTGCGGTTGGCGGTTTCGGCAGTTTCCTTTGCCTGTCGTAGTTCATCTGTGCGTTGTGCCACCCGTTGTTCTAGTTCTGCCTTGCTTTCTTCCAGCGCAGTGAACGATTCACGCAGTCGCCCTGCCATTTGGTTGAAAGAATGGGCAAGACTGTTAAGTTCTTGGATATTGCCTCCTATGACTATTTGGTTTAAGTCACCAGATGCCACTGCCTGACTAGCTTTATTCACACGCAAAATCGGAATCGCTATCCAACGCGAAGTAAAGATACCGACCACAGTTGCTACGGCCAATGCCACCACACAAAGCCAAATAGTAGTTTGGGTGTTGGCGTTGATTTGTGCCATGAAGCTACTTTCTGGAACACTGGTAACAATGAACCATTCCAAGCCATATTGGTCGCGCCAGGGGGCAATATGTACATGGTATATCTGTCCTTGAAGATTGATCTTTAGGTCTTGATGATGAATCAGGGAATGAAGGTCTGGAATCCTTTTTTTGATGCGCTTTGCCAAAGCTTTAACGATGGGATTGGGACTATCTGTTGCTTTGATGCGCTTAATTTCTTGATTGGCAACAATAAAAGGCTTTTCCTGGGCAGAATTAGCCACTAACATCCCATCCCGCTCCAGAATAAATATTTGCCCAGAATCGCTGAACTCTAGATTGTGGAGAAATTCGCTCAATTTTAACAGATGAATATCTACCCCCACCACACCTAATAACTTATGGTTGGCATCATAAACTGGACGACCGGCTGATGCGGCAATGTAGGGCGGATAGGCTGGATCATAGTAAGTGTAAATCCTAGTCCAACTGGGTTTTCCGGCTTTGATTGGTTCGGTGTAGTTAGTTTCGTTAAGAGTATCCCAAGTGGCAGTAGTGAGAACTTGAGTGGGGTTGCCATCTTGATCTGTCAGGTAAGTAGTATTATTTTTAGGCAGATTGGGGGTTTTAGTAACCGTATCATCAATGGTGACGGTTTTACCATCATAACGGGCAGCACCCGCCGCTTCCCCCGTAGGTAGGCACATAGTAATGTAAGTCAAGTCATAGGCTTGCATTTGCTGCCAGAAGTATTTGCCAACAGTTTTGCGATCGCGCCCACTCAACAATCCCAAACGCATAGCATTGGCATTGATTTGATTGACTTGATGGGGAATTGCCAAATAAGTATCCAAATGGC belongs to Nostoc sp. NIES-3756 and includes:
- a CDS encoding hybrid sensor histidine kinase/response regulator, which gives rise to MKKNFSSLKNHSLPLQWVLIIPFVLQIFGAVGLIGYLSFKNGEKAIQDLAKQLTVRTSSQVNSHLDTYLAIPHQVNQINANAMRLGLLSGRDRKTVGKYFWQQMQAYDLTYITMCLPTGEAAGAARYDGKTVTIDDTVTKTPNLPKNNTTYLTDQDGNPTQVLTTATWDTLNETNYTEPIKAGKPSWTRIYTYYDPAYPPYIAASAGRPVYDANHKLLGVVGVDIHLLKLSEFLHNLEFSDSGQIFILERDGMLVANSAQEKPFIVANQEIKRIKATDSPNPIVKALAKRIKKRIPDLHSLIHHQDLKINLQGQIYHVHIAPWRDQYGLEWFIVTSVPESSFMAQINANTQTTIWLCVVALAVATVVGIFTSRWIAIPILRVNKASQAVASGDLNQIVIGGNIQELNSLAHSFNQMAGRLRESFTALEESKAELEQRVAQRTDELRQAKETAETANRTKSEFLANMNHELRTPLNGILGYTQIIQRDPATPSKQMKGLEVIHQCAAHLLTLINDILDFSKLEVQKMELYTQDFHLANFLASTVDICRVKSEQKGVEFHYQPAKNLPTAIHTDDKRLRQVLLNLLSNAVKFTDVGRVTFRVEVVDVPTASDLIRRIRFVIEDTGIGIPADKITTIFLPFEQAGKRERNIEGTGLGLAISQQIIEKMGSSIQVESVLGQGSCFWFELDLPLASEWTLEEVTQEKVIGYQGEQRKILVIDDYPENCLVVVNMLEPLGFKLAQASDGQAGLDIALQMRPDLIITDVHMSVMDGLAMTRRLRQLPDFATIPIIASPATVSQVDMQVSLEAGCSSFLPKPIDFTGLLAQLQQLLQLQWVYEELSQPAPAVATTDDEADLVLPPSVELTALYTAIQGGLMTDVQQEAKRIKQLAPEYAAFANRVLELCHSFDDEAIIHLLESAM